In a single window of the Pandoraea pulmonicola genome:
- a CDS encoding anthranilate synthase component II, whose translation MLLMIDNYDSFTYNIVQYFGELGEDVRVFRNDEITLDAIAELSPERICLSPGPSCPANAGITLDVLKRFAGQIPILGVCLGHQAIGEAFGGKVVRAQQIMHGKVSEIETTQQGVFAHLPKRFTVTRYHSLAIERATLPDCLEITAWTDDGEIMGVRHKTLDVEGVQFHPESILSEHGHAVLRNFLQAAPRAAQAA comes from the coding sequence ATGCTGCTGATGATCGACAACTACGACTCGTTTACCTACAACATCGTCCAGTACTTCGGTGAATTGGGCGAAGACGTGCGCGTCTTCCGCAACGACGAGATCACGCTCGACGCGATCGCCGAACTCTCTCCCGAGCGCATCTGCCTCTCGCCCGGCCCGAGTTGCCCGGCCAACGCAGGCATCACGCTCGACGTGCTCAAGCGCTTCGCCGGCCAGATTCCGATTCTCGGCGTCTGCCTCGGCCATCAGGCCATCGGCGAGGCGTTCGGCGGCAAGGTCGTGCGCGCCCAACAGATCATGCACGGCAAGGTAAGCGAGATCGAAACCACGCAACAAGGCGTGTTCGCCCACCTGCCCAAGCGCTTCACCGTCACGCGCTATCACTCGCTCGCCATCGAGCGCGCGACGCTGCCCGACTGTCTCGAGATCACCGCGTGGACGGACGACGGCGAAATCATGGGCGTGCGCCACAAGACGCTCGATGTCGAAGGCGTGCAATTCCACCCCGAGTCGATCCTGTCGGAGCATGGTCACGCCGTGCTGCGCAATTTCCTGCAAGCCGCGCCGCGCGCCGCGCAAGCTGCCTGA